One part of the Oscillatoria sp. FACHB-1406 genome encodes these proteins:
- a CDS encoding glucosidase, whose amino-acid sequence MTQDQKSQVAIQATAEGKRLAEDREKKQSWKRWGPYLSDRQWGTVREDYSDNGTAWEYFSHDQARSRAYRWGEDGIAGISDDTQNICFAIALWNEKDAILKERLFGLTGNEGNHGEDVKEYYFYTDSTPTHSYMKCLYKYPQKAFPYEDLLEENRKRKSNTAAFEYELLDTGVFKENRYFDVAIEYAKNDPEDILIQISASNRGPEAAKLHLLPTLWFKNTWALGYPNHKREERSLKTLQSSPDLSVVEVLCPEKELKLAPRRLYCEAPQELLYTENETNLERFGWGKNTSYVKDGINDYIVSRGEKKTVNPEGTGTKVSAHYDLTIPAGETVTIRLRLSTSELSSPFAEFNNIVQQRRQEMDEFYDAVCPHNLSDDMRSVQRQAFAGMLWSKQFYHYVVYDWLSGDPRPPKPPQVRKQGRNHEWNHLFCEDIISMPDKWEYPWFAAWDLAFHTIPFALIDPDFAKKQLYLFTREWYLHPNGQMAAYEWNFGDVNPPVHAWAAWRVYKIEKKMYGRADTNFLEEVFQKLSLYFTWWVNRKDANGKNIFQGGFLGLDNIGAIDRSNINTPGVSIEQSDGTSWMAMFCLNMMKIATELAKRDKDLTQVYQQLRQKYEQVVLEQKDEELIETYQTLMRISGKSNYEDMASKFFQHFLLIADAMNKIGGEDQVDIWDEDDNFYYDILNAPEGRVSDGVNTGGALSMKVRSMVGLIPLFAVETIDPTVVNDYLSSDFKERMMWFVNNRPQLTKHNNIELVTTKGKGLYLSLVNKERLKYILQRMLDRNEFLSDYGIRALSKYHEEHPYTLWVDGNKNEVKYAPGESITTMFGGNSNWRGPIWMPVNFLIIESLQKFYYYWGDEIKVNCPNEKGEMQEMNLWEVSMELSRRVINIFLKQNRPNPFNSDLKDWRPVYGGTAEFQSDPHWRDLILFYEYFHGDNGAGVGASHQTGWTGVVAKLIQQYGQYTLSKQAPER is encoded by the coding sequence ATGACACAAGACCAAAAATCCCAGGTTGCAATTCAAGCCACAGCCGAAGGAAAACGGTTAGCTGAAGATCGCGAGAAAAAGCAAAGCTGGAAACGTTGGGGACCCTATTTAAGCGATCGCCAATGGGGAACAGTACGAGAAGATTACAGCGATAATGGAACCGCTTGGGAATATTTTTCCCACGACCAAGCACGTTCTCGCGCCTATCGTTGGGGCGAAGACGGGATTGCAGGCATCTCCGACGATACCCAAAATATTTGCTTCGCGATCGCGCTTTGGAACGAAAAAGATGCCATCCTCAAAGAACGACTCTTCGGCTTAACCGGGAACGAAGGCAATCACGGCGAAGACGTTAAAGAATACTACTTCTATACAGACAGTACGCCCACGCATTCTTACATGAAATGTCTGTATAAGTACCCGCAAAAAGCCTTCCCCTACGAAGATTTGCTCGAAGAAAATCGGAAGCGAAAAAGCAATACAGCGGCTTTTGAATACGAATTGCTCGATACAGGAGTCTTTAAAGAAAATCGCTACTTTGATGTTGCGATCGAATACGCGAAAAACGATCCCGAAGACATTCTCATCCAAATCTCAGCCAGCAATCGAGGGCCGGAAGCCGCCAAACTTCACCTACTCCCTACCCTTTGGTTTAAAAACACCTGGGCTTTAGGATATCCCAATCATAAAAGAGAGGAACGATCCTTAAAAACCCTTCAATCGTCTCCGGACTTAAGCGTTGTCGAAGTGTTATGTCCAGAAAAAGAATTAAAACTCGCACCTCGCCGACTGTATTGCGAAGCTCCCCAAGAACTTCTCTACACCGAAAATGAAACAAATTTAGAAAGATTTGGCTGGGGGAAAAATACCTCTTATGTCAAAGATGGGATTAACGATTACATCGTCTCTCGCGGCGAGAAAAAAACCGTCAATCCTGAAGGAACTGGCACCAAAGTTTCAGCCCATTACGACCTCACCATTCCGGCAGGAGAAACCGTAACAATTCGACTGCGTTTAAGCACGAGCGAATTAAGTTCTCCCTTCGCAGAATTTAATAACATCGTCCAGCAGCGGCGGCAAGAAATGGACGAATTTTACGACGCAGTTTGTCCGCACAACCTTTCCGATGATATGCGCTCCGTCCAGCGCCAAGCCTTTGCTGGGATGCTGTGGAGCAAGCAATTTTATCACTACGTCGTCTACGATTGGCTCAGTGGCGATCCCCGTCCCCCGAAACCGCCTCAAGTTCGCAAACAAGGCAGAAACCACGAGTGGAACCACTTATTTTGCGAAGATATTATTTCCATGCCCGATAAATGGGAATATCCGTGGTTTGCAGCTTGGGATTTAGCCTTTCATACGATCCCATTTGCCCTCATCGATCCCGACTTTGCCAAGAAACAACTTTATCTCTTCACGCGAGAATGGTATTTGCATCCTAACGGTCAAATGGCCGCTTATGAGTGGAACTTTGGCGATGTTAATCCTCCCGTTCACGCTTGGGCGGCATGGCGCGTTTACAAAATTGAGAAAAAAATGTACGGTCGTGCCGATACAAATTTCCTCGAAGAAGTATTCCAGAAGCTTTCGCTCTACTTTACTTGGTGGGTAAATCGCAAAGATGCAAACGGGAAGAACATTTTCCAGGGTGGATTTCTGGGGCTGGATAATATTGGCGCGATCGACCGGAGTAATATTAATACTCCCGGCGTGAGTATCGAGCAATCCGACGGAACGAGTTGGATGGCAATGTTCTGTCTCAACATGATGAAAATTGCCACAGAACTTGCAAAACGGGATAAAGATTTGACGCAAGTGTATCAACAACTGCGTCAAAAATACGAGCAAGTTGTTTTAGAGCAGAAAGATGAAGAACTGATCGAAACTTATCAAACCTTGATGAGAATTTCGGGCAAGTCTAACTATGAAGATATGGCCTCAAAATTCTTTCAGCACTTCCTCTTGATTGCCGATGCCATGAATAAAATTGGCGGCGAAGACCAGGTTGATATCTGGGACGAGGATGATAATTTCTACTACGATATTCTGAATGCTCCTGAAGGTCGAGTGTCGGATGGAGTCAATACGGGAGGCGCGCTCTCGATGAAAGTGCGATCGATGGTGGGGTTAATTCCTCTGTTTGCTGTCGAAACTATCGACCCAACAGTCGTGAATGACTATTTATCCTCGGACTTTAAAGAGCGAATGATGTGGTTTGTTAACAATCGTCCCCAACTGACGAAACATAACAACATCGAACTTGTCACTACAAAAGGAAAAGGATTGTATCTTTCACTCGTGAATAAAGAGCGACTTAAATATATTTTACAGCGAATGCTAGATCGGAATGAATTCTTGAGCGATTATGGGATTCGAGCGCTGTCTAAATACCACGAAGAGCATCCTTATACCTTATGGGTTGATGGCAATAAAAATGAGGTCAAATATGCCCCGGGTGAATCCATAACTACCATGTTTGGCGGTAATTCCAACTGGCGCGGACCAATTTGGATGCCCGTGAACTTCTTAATTATCGAATCGCTTCAGAAGTTTTATTACTACTGGGGAGACGAGATTAAAGTTAACTGTCCCAATGAAAAAGGCGAAATGCAAGAGATGAACCTCTGGGAAGTCTCGATGGAATTGTCGCGTCGGGTTATCAATATCTTTCTCAAACAAAATCGTCCCAACCCCTTTAATTCCGATCTGAAAGATTGGCGACCCGTTTATGGGGGAACGGCAGAATTTCAAAGCGATCCTCACTGGCGCGACTTGATTCTCTTCTATGAATATTTTCACGGAGATAACGGCGCTGGAGTCGGTGCAAGCCATCAAACCGGCTGGACGGGAGTTGTAGCGAAACTAATCCAACAATACGGACAATATACCCTCTCTAAACAAGCGCCAGAGCGTTAG